In the genome of Acropora muricata isolate sample 2 unplaced genomic scaffold, ASM3666990v1 scaffold_104, whole genome shotgun sequence, one region contains:
- the LOC136899709 gene encoding uncharacterized protein gives MAVFDVFSLYERGSGAKLNLDKCEGLWLGSWNGRTDAPVDISWSVFLGPGNLEEENWRPRITAVENALNSWRQRSLSYRGKALVINALALSRVWYVASLIYVPRWVSTELNTLIFKFFWGGRRDLVARRVVVQPFCLGGFSVVDFLSKVSALHVQWVRRFVSSPSSWVSFMVFWFSSVLAAPPHTVFSSPNVFAVDFLPPFYRSLLLAWRACKGSFQASTLGIGSGIEFCPVSSMTTRSAYLFLLSENAVVPHCETKFFPLFGSLYWSWTWRQLFYFDLDRSVIDLAWKISHGVPYTAERLASFGYDLSTTCFCSDPMESLQHLFFYCPLAVSILSWVQSLMFLASPLCPTLLLRHALFGFSSDELLVVPKVFCYLLNVCKFYIWVARNDFRFRGKRPSAVNVMERVKSRVRFYLPLFFRRFRSSRRRRFFVRQWGARGVVASVRNDVLVVHI, from the coding sequence ATGGCTGTTTTTGATGTGTTTTCTCTCTATGAGAGGGGCTCGGGGGCTAAACTTAATTTGGACAAATGTGAGGGTTTATGGTTAGGCTCGTGGAATGGCCGCACTGACGCACCGGTTGATATCTCATGGTCGGTCTTCCTGGGACCGGGGAATCTGGAGGAAGAGAACTGGAGGCCGCGTATCACCGCGGTCGAGAATGCTTTGAATTCCTGGAGGCAGCGTTCGCTGTCTTATCGTGGCAAGGCTCTTGTCATCAATGCCTTAGCCctttcccgtgtgtggtacgtggcctcttTGATTTATGTTCCCCGGTGGGTCAGTACGGAAttaaatacattaatttttaagtttttttggggcGGTAGGCGCGATCTAGTGGCTCGTCGTGTCGTGgtgcaacctttttgtttgggtggtttttctgtggtggattTTCTGTCTAAGGTTTCTGCTCTTCATgtgcagtgggttcgtcgttttgtttcttctccttcttcctgggtttctttcatggttttttggttttcttccgtGCTTGCCGCTCCTCCGCATACTGTTTTTTCTAGTCCGAATGTTTTCGCTGTTGATTTCCTTCCGCCCTTTTATCGCTCTCTGTTGTTGGCTTGGCGGGCGTGTAAGGGATCCTTCCAGGCCTCCACCTTGGGTATTGGTTCGGGTATTGAGTTTTGTCCTGTTTCATCTATGACCACTCGGTCTgcctatctttttcttttgtccgagAATGCTGTTGTTCCCCATTGTGAGAcgaagttttttcctctttttggttctttgtattggtcctggacttggcgtcagcttttttactttgatttagaTCGTTCTGTTATTGATTTGGCCTGGAAGATTTCCCATGGGGTCCCTTACACGGCCGAGAGGCTTGCCTCTTTTGGTTATGATCTCTCTACCACCTGTTTTTGTTCAGATCCTATGGAGTCTCTTCAGCACTTGTTCTTTTATTGTCCTTTGGCTGTTAGTATTCTTTCTTGGGTACAGTCCcttatgtttcttgcttctcctcTGTGCCCCACTTTGTTGCTTCGTCATGCTTTATTTGGTTTCTCCTCGGATGAGTTGTTGGTGGTTCCTAAGGTTTTTTGTTACTTACTTaatgtttgtaaattttatatttgGGTGGCTCgcaatgattttcgttttcgggGGAAGCGTCCTTCGGCTGTGAATGTTATGGAGCGTGTTAAGTCCCGTGTTCGGTTTtatcttcctttgttcttccgtcgcttccgttcttctcgtcgtcgtcgtttTTTTGTTCGCCAATGGGGTGCTCGTGGTGTCGTGGCTTCCGTTCGGAATGATGTTCTCGTTGTCCACATTTAG
- the LOC136899710 gene encoding uncharacterized protein yields the protein MPQNCSVPFCHKKVYRENGNKISYFKFPEDKAMADAWVWAIRRDVGRNFQITKNSRVCSRHFKDSDYKTTLAGKRKPNNDAVPSIFVWKKSSPKKRKPPHPRETSKEFAKRPKKKGNKELKTKTELETAKDSKLNCNKPSASSREISEKIQVETVTNESLSKLEEMNEKLKEELQETSNALDAKTQKMKALENELIETKEQLRILTTRCQDYANKSFSFNQLKQSDKLINFYTGFPTVGVFNALFDYCDPGKDGENIRYWHSSATSQDITVLDESSPKVGRPRVLHPREELFITLCRLRQGFPEDHLAYLYGISQATVSRIVITWVNVLYLRFKDIPLWPSREMIDKYMPEQFKEKYPSTRVVIDCTEIKCQMPTSLLLNSELFSTYKNHTTLKALVGITPGGAFSFISQLYTGHISDREIVRRSGFLESN from the coding sequence ATGCCTCAAAATTGTTCTGTTCCCTTTTGCCACAAAAAGGTTTATCGCGAAAATGGTAACAAGATATCGTACTTTAAATTTCCCGAGGATAAAGCAATGGCTGATGCATGGGTCTGGGCAATTCGAAGAGATGTTGGTCGCAATTTTCAGATCACGAAAAACAGCAGAGTCTGCTCGAGACACTTTAAAGACAGTGATTACAAAACAACCCTTGCTGGAAAGAGAAAACCGAATAATGACGCCGTTCCGTCTATTTTTGTTTGGAAGAAAAGCTCGCCCAAGAAACGAAAGCCGCCCCATCCGCGTGAAACCAGCAAAGAGTTTGCAAAACGCccgaaaaagaaaggtaacaaaGAACTAAAAACGAAAACAGAACTCGAAACAGCAAAAGACAGCAAGCTTAACTGCAATAAACCATCAGCCTCCTCGCGAGAAATCAGTGAAAAAATTCAAGTAGAAACTGTCACAAACGAAAGTCTTTCCAAACTCGAAGAAATGAACGAAAAGCTTAAAGAGGAATTGCAAGAGACTAGCAATGCTTTGGACgcaaaaacacagaaaatgaaagcattgGAAAACGAGCTGATTGAAACGAAGGAACAGCTGCGTATCTTAACAACACGCTGCCAAGATTACGCAAACAAATCGTTTTCGTTTAACCAGTTGAAGCAGAGTGATAAGTTGATAAATTTTTATACAGGCTTTCCGACTGTAGGAGTTTTCAACGCTTTGTTCGATTATTGTGATCCCGGAAAGGATGGTGAAAACATTAGGTATTGGCACTCTAGCGCTACAAGTCAAGATATTACAGTTCTCGATGAATCTTCTCCGAAAGTTGGTAGACCTCGAGTACTTCATCCCCGCgaagaattatttattactctTTGTAGACTTAGGCAGGGCTTCCCAGAGGACCACCTAGCCTATTTGTATGGTATATCACAAGCCACAGTAAGCAGGATTGTTATTACTTGGGTGAACGTTTTGTATTTGAGGTTCAAGGATATACCATTGTGGCCATCGAGGGAAATGATTGATAAGTACATGCCAGAGCAATTCAAGGAGAAATATCCTTCTACAAGAGTAGTCATTGACTGTACTGAAATCAAATGTCAGATGCCTACCAGCCTTCTTTTAAACAGTGAACTTTTTAGCACTTATAAAAATCATACCACCTTGAAAGCTCTGGTGGGTATCACACCTGGTGGGGCTTTTTCCTTTATTAGCCAGCTATATACTGGTCACATCTCAGACAGAGAAATAGTAAGGCGTAGTGGTTTTTTGGAATCAAATTAA
- the LOC136899715 gene encoding uncharacterized protein → MGHMEKKIVDGLSVNLLKANQIEEETRAQHTCETWVQERKYRLTASKFGRIARRQRNHEKFCEDMLNAKPVKTKSTEHGIKYEPIALREYEKHMHKIGHPVKVEKSGFFVSPKIFFLGCSPDGKVVDSVSQDQLGLAEVKCPSSKFNVTPEEACSDPSFCLELVNGSPRLKRNHEYYDQIQGQMALTGAKWCDFVVYTSRGLNIERIPFDKERWSYVLAILHRTYFRYFLPAAAKKKYGSPAQ, encoded by the coding sequence ATGGGTCatatggagaaaaaaattgtagATGGTCTGAGTGTTAAtttattaaaagcaaatcaaataGAGGAGGAGACAAGGGCTCAACATACTTGCGAGACATGGGTCCAAGAGCGGAAATATAGACTTACTGCATCAAAGTTTGGAAGAATAGCAAGAAGACAGAGGAATCATGAAAAGTTCTGTGAGGATATGCTAAATGCAAAACCAGTTAAAACAAAGAGTACTGAACATGGTATAAAGTATGAACCTATTGCTTTGAGAGAGTATGAGAAACACATGCACAAGATTGGTCATCCTGTGAAGGTTGAAAAGTCAGGTTTTTTTGTGtcaccaaaaatttttttcctagGATGTTCACCAGATGGCAAAGTTGTTGACTCTGTCTCTCAAGATCAGCTTGGCCTTGCTGAGGTTAAGTGTCCAAGTTCAAAGTTTAATGTAACACCAGAGGAGGCTTGCAGTGATCCTAGCTTTTGCCTAGAACTTGTGAATGGTTCACCAAGATTGAAAAGGAATCATGAGTATTATGATCAAATCCAAGGTCAAATGGCTCTAACTGGAGCCAAGTGGTGTGATTTTGTTGTTTACACTTCCAGAGGACTCAATATTGAACGCATTCCATTTGATAAAGAACGCTGGAGCTATGTTCTTGCTATATTACATAGAACCTATTTTCGTTACTTTTTACCTGCAGCAGCCAAAAAAAAGTATGGCTCACCAGCACAATAA
- the LOC136899711 gene encoding uncharacterized protein yields MANVSYGPHLLTEDDIPGSSLSGRNPASLKNPELRFWLKCRGDSCKGLTTKAQLVKRVEEYIRRNLHQCIVDPDENMIYTRRKLHFLGSSNSVGESSNAGIRSSSDTAASSNTLTTAQIPKFPADGWGISLEKSPHFTRVEMDKHVARSGKNMGAGVHLSLPTGLAKAKTYLQDDYLHDIQTNYDQRYFFYRAKCFHSFKRNENPHNLDLALCIVSGDVMYANCGPSCAAGKSGFCNHILALMLKVCKYTLYNCVNVTELKDEVDQNSSTVCTSALQTWHKPRVEGISPYPVMEIAVLKTRLQDHKSCGIVCQLYEARKVNRKSKLQEFVSSVQSIDSNLGLIQTCDVSKIGEGELVETRFGESPAGSFGSYQLTFQESNFKVTCNIPQIIHLSPLMTSMMTLF; encoded by the exons atggcaaatgtaTCATATGGTCCACATTTGTTGACTGAGGATGATATACCAGGTAGCTCTCTTTCCGGAAGAAATCCGGCAAGCCTTAAAAACCCCGAGCTTAGATTCTGGCTCAAATGCCGAGGCGACTCGTGTAAGGGCTTGACAACGAAGGCACAACTTGTGAAAAG AGTGGAGGAATACATTAGGAGAAATCTACACCAATGCATTGTTGACCCGGACGAAAACATGATATACACAAGGCGAAAACTGCATTTTCTTGGATCTTCGAATTCAGTAGGGGAGTCAAGCAATGCTGGTATTCGATCATCTTCAGATACTGCTGCTAGCTCAAACACATTAACGACGGCACAGATACCAAAGTTTCCTGCTGATGGCTGGGgaatttcacttgaaaagtctCCTCATTTTACTAGGGTTGAAATGGATAAACATGTCGCCAGGTCGGGCAAAAATATGGGCGCTGGAGTGCATCTTTCTCTCCCAACTGGGTTAGCCAAAGCTAAGACGTACCTACAAGATGACTACTTACATGATATTCAAACTAATTACGATCAGCGCTACTTTTTTTACCGCGCCAAATGCTTCCACAGTtttaaaagaaacgaaaaccCTCACAATTTAGATCTTGCTTTATGTATTGTTTCTGGTGATGTGATGTATGCAAATTGCGGCCCTTCTTGTGCAGCCGGGAAGTCTGGTTTTTGCAATCATATACTGGCATTAATGCTTAAAGTTTGTAAATATACCCTTTATAATTGCGTGAATGTCACAGAACTTAAGGATGAAGTTGATCAAAACTCTTCCACAGTGTGCACCTCAGCCTTACAGACATGGCATAAACCAAGGGTAGAAGGTATTTCACCATATCCTGTCATGGAGATTGCTGTCCTTAAGACAAGGCTACAGGACCACAAAAGTTGTGGTATTGTCTGTCAACTGTATGAAGCTAGGAAAGTTAACAGAAAATCCAAGCTACAAGAATTTGTTTCATCTGTTCAGAGTATAGATTCAAACTTAGGCTTAATCCAGACTTGTGATGTGAGCAAAATTGGTGAGGGTGAGCTTGTTGAAACAAGATTTGGAGAAAGCCCAGCTGGATCATTTGGGTCCTATCAACTCACCTTCCAAGAATCGAACTTTAAGGTTACGTGTAACATACCA CAAATTATCCATCTCTCCCCCTTGATGACTTCAATGatgactttgttttga